Proteins found in one Sporosarcina sp. FSL K6-3457 genomic segment:
- a CDS encoding YopX family protein: MRENKFRGRCRETGDWMYGSYVKTAVGMHYILPQNLIANVIPQTVVDEKTIGQYVGLRAKFNLEIFDGDITELKIDGEVRRFVVRLKTVVREVVSHPSFDDDTAKVAITGVIFEWNGFELFPCVDENRKSDVEDMVIIGNVHDNPELLEVAE, translated from the coding sequence GTGAGAGAAAATAAGTTTCGTGGTAGATGTCGTGAAACGGGTGATTGGATGTATGGCAGTTATGTCAAAACGGCAGTGGGAATGCACTATATCCTACCACAAAATCTAATAGCCAATGTCATACCTCAAACAGTCGTAGATGAAAAAACGATTGGGCAGTACGTGGGATTGAGAGCCAAATTCAACCTAGAGATTTTCGATGGGGATATTACAGAGCTGAAAATTGATGGCGAGGTCAGACGCTTTGTAGTGAGGCTTAAAACCGTAGTTCGTGAAGTAGTTTCACACCCGTCATTTGACGATGATACAGCGAAAGTTGCAATCACTGGAGTTATTTTTGAATGGAATGGATTTGAGTTGTTTCCGTGTGTTGATGAAAACAGAAAGTCGGACGTTGAAGATATGGTTATCATCGGAAACGTTCATGATAATCCGGAGTTGTTGGAGGTGGCGGAATGA
- a CDS encoding replication protein, whose translation MADVQLEHGYTKIANELLDAIQSFRFTQNQLKLLLALWRNTYGWNRKQCEFSLNQIIRQTGLQRKRVIETLQSLEESNVIIEVKAPIGSSPKIVEFNKNYTKWTIKQYTGMEISSGQDDTSSGQNYESSSGQDDTPKEDLVVVETTPPTSSHSDTPLVVMPTPPSSGHGDTSRVGQIDTPINTKEILKTINIKTEVKKDAADFENLVETKSKNGNDDSSEIYLRKLLNRFVELRAFGFDFKPADLNAAKEIQAAGVPLLEAISSLEESFRNYNPRHSRDRIHSLSYCVGFILDRHFPAQNKSRKSGREEIAPEWFAKDKQPKSVVPVESDSEIDRMRQELLRELGGEQAL comes from the coding sequence GTGGCTGATGTCCAGTTGGAACATGGATACACCAAGATAGCCAATGAACTGTTGGATGCCATCCAGTCCTTCAGATTCACGCAAAATCAGCTTAAGTTGCTTCTGGCATTATGGCGCAACACTTATGGATGGAATAGAAAACAGTGTGAGTTTAGCTTAAATCAAATCATTCGTCAGACCGGTTTACAACGAAAAAGAGTCATCGAAACACTTCAGTCTTTGGAAGAAAGTAACGTGATTATCGAAGTAAAAGCACCCATTGGTTCTAGTCCTAAAATCGTCGAATTCAACAAAAATTACACGAAATGGACTATCAAACAGTACACAGGGATGGAAATTAGTAGTGGTCAAGATGACACCTCTAGCGGACAAAATTATGAATCTAGTAGTGGTCAAGATGACACCCCTAAAGAGGATTTAGTAGTGGTCGAAACGACACCCCCTACTAGTAGTCATAGTGACACCCCCCTAGTGGTCATGCCGACACCCCCTAGTAGTGGTCACGGCGACACCTCTAGAGTAGGTCAAATTGACACCCCTATAAATACAAAAGAAATATTAAAGACAATAAACATAAAAACAGAGGTAAAGAAAGATGCTGCTGATTTCGAAAATCTTGTTGAAACAAAATCAAAAAACGGGAATGACGATTCGTCAGAAATTTATCTCCGCAAGCTGTTGAATCGTTTTGTAGAATTGCGTGCTTTTGGATTTGATTTTAAACCAGCCGACTTGAATGCAGCTAAAGAGATTCAAGCGGCAGGTGTTCCGCTGTTGGAAGCAATTAGTAGTTTGGAAGAATCGTTCAGGAATTATAACCCTCGGCACTCAAGAGATCGGATTCACTCGTTGTCGTACTGCGTCGGATTTATCCTTGACCGACACTTCCCGGCGCAGAATAAATCGAGAAAATCTGGACGCGAGGAAATTGCGCCTGAATGGTTTGCGAAGGATAAGCAACCTAAGTCGGTTGTTCCGGTTGAATCTGATTCAGAAATCGACAGAATGCGACAAGAACTACTACGAGAATTAGGAGGAGAACAAGCGCTATGA
- a CDS encoding endonuclease domain-containing protein: MKSKLEKSVLDYLDGVTGRLLDEGNEIEDIRILKCESPIEQLMFLALEDLFKHFDLFCDRFLFNIEVQEEVVFRNAKYRTDITLSIADMEREINHEFVIECDGHDFHEKTKEQVRKDKQRERRLMRLGYRVIRFSGSEIFEDPDESALEVWEIVKKVIY, from the coding sequence ATGAAGTCGAAATTAGAGAAAAGTGTCTTAGATTATCTGGACGGAGTGACAGGGCGTTTATTGGATGAAGGAAACGAAATAGAAGACATCCGTATTTTGAAGTGTGAATCTCCCATTGAACAATTAATGTTTTTAGCGCTAGAAGACTTATTTAAACACTTTGATTTATTTTGTGACAGATTCTTATTCAATATAGAAGTTCAAGAAGAAGTGGTTTTCAGGAATGCAAAATACCGTACAGACATCACTTTGTCAATTGCTGATATGGAGCGAGAAATAAATCATGAATTCGTCATCGAATGTGATGGTCATGATTTTCACGAGAAAACCAAGGAGCAAGTTAGGAAAGACAAGCAAAGAGAAAGGCGTTTAATGCGGCTGGGTTATCGTGTTATTCGTTTCAGTGGTTCGGAAATATTCGAAGATCCAGACGAAAGTGCGTTGGAAGTATGGGAAATTGTTAAAAAGGTCATATACTAA
- a CDS encoding MBL fold metallo-hydrolase has protein sequence MMIIRTLATGSTGNCYMIDDGQTRLLIELGVQFKKIQRALNYETSKVAAALISHSHKDHCKGVQGALDASVDVYMSETTEREIGIQHNRIRRYENKKQFRVGTFTILPFDVQHDVENHGFLIQSDNGIKLLFATDTYYVKYRFTGLTHLMIECNYSRKILDENVESGRIPEFLANRIIGSHFSLENLLEFLKANDLSRVQEIHLLHLSDTNSNEEEFKRAVQATTGKLVYVP, from the coding sequence CTGATGATTATCCGAACACTTGCAACTGGATCAACAGGAAACTGCTACATGATTGACGATGGACAAACCCGGCTCTTAATCGAGCTGGGCGTCCAGTTCAAAAAGATTCAGCGGGCTTTAAACTATGAAACTTCGAAAGTAGCAGCTGCATTGATTAGTCATAGCCACAAAGACCACTGTAAAGGGGTACAGGGAGCGTTAGACGCTTCGGTGGACGTTTATATGTCGGAGACTACCGAACGTGAAATAGGCATACAGCATAACCGAATTAGGCGGTATGAAAACAAGAAACAGTTCAGAGTTGGGACGTTTACTATTTTACCGTTCGATGTCCAACACGATGTCGAGAATCACGGTTTTCTTATACAGAGCGATAATGGCATTAAGTTACTTTTCGCAACAGATACCTACTACGTGAAATACAGATTTACAGGTCTTACTCACTTGATGATTGAGTGTAACTATTCACGAAAAATCCTTGATGAAAATGTTGAATCTGGACGCATTCCGGAGTTTCTAGCAAACCGAATTATCGGGAGTCACTTCTCGCTAGAAAACTTACTTGAATTCTTAAAGGCTAACGATTTATCGCGAGTCCAAGAGATTCATTTGCTGCATCTGAGCGATACCAACAGCAATGAAGAAGAGTTTAAAAGGGCGGTGCAAGCGACCACAGGGAAGCTCGTGTATGTACCTTGA
- a CDS encoding recombinase RecT: MAKEPTQSVALIQKDITNDVNAALISLQEEGLVLPQNYNHSNALKSAFFALSNNAGGNLLEICSKASVANALLDMVTQGLSPAKTQCYFIKYGDTCKLNRSYFGTQAVLKRLTNVKDIWANVIYKDDVFEYENDRGREKLVSHKTAFENRDKDIIGAYAIVQTTDDEEIMTVMTKKEIEASWGQSKTQQAVHKKFPQEMAKRTVINRAAKAFINTSDDSDLLVESINNTTENEFDETPRREINPDAEIRENANTEMIDFQSEPQKEVNRETDEIIDAEPVKQEIYTEPEQPKQAVTNGPGF, encoded by the coding sequence ATGGCTAAAGAACCAACACAATCAGTAGCGCTAATCCAGAAGGACATTACGAACGACGTGAACGCAGCATTAATCAGTTTGCAAGAAGAGGGCTTGGTACTACCTCAAAACTATAACCACAGTAACGCGTTAAAAAGCGCATTTTTCGCACTAAGCAATAATGCCGGAGGAAATCTACTTGAAATCTGTTCTAAAGCATCCGTAGCTAACGCGCTATTGGACATGGTGACACAAGGTTTAAGTCCAGCTAAGACACAGTGCTACTTCATCAAATACGGTGATACTTGTAAACTTAATCGCTCGTATTTCGGGACGCAAGCAGTTCTGAAACGACTTACGAACGTCAAGGACATCTGGGCCAACGTAATTTACAAGGACGATGTTTTTGAATACGAGAACGACAGGGGGCGCGAGAAACTAGTAAGCCATAAAACAGCTTTTGAAAATCGTGACAAAGACATTATCGGTGCATATGCTATTGTCCAAACCACTGATGACGAAGAAATCATGACAGTTATGACCAAGAAAGAAATAGAAGCTTCGTGGGGTCAGTCTAAGACGCAACAGGCAGTGCACAAGAAGTTTCCGCAAGAAATGGCTAAACGTACCGTAATCAATCGTGCGGCTAAAGCCTTTATTAACACAAGTGACGACAGTGACCTGTTGGTCGAATCAATCAACAATACGACAGAAAACGAATTTGATGAAACGCCACGCCGTGAAATTAATCCCGATGCCGAAATTAGGGAAAACGCAAACACAGAAATGATTGATTTTCAATCAGAACCTCAAAAAGAAGTAAATCGAGAGACTGATGAAATCATCGATGCAGAGCCGGTTAAACAAGAAATTTATACAGAGCCCGAACAACCGAAACAAGCGGTGACGAATGGACCTGGCTTCTGA
- a CDS encoding AAA family ATPase, which translates to MKEIKLMKLTLKNFKGVKDFTLEVNGDDVKIYGENGAGKTTLYDAFLWLLFNKNSKNVSKFTVKTLTENGEEISGLENEVEAIFLVDGVELALKRVHYEDWTKARNSPEKTFKGNKNRYSINDVPTPEGQYKKEIENMIDEEIFRLLTSPTYFNEQLKWTDRRKTLLDIVGDLSDEDVISSNEKLKELTGILKGRKIEDHKLIIAAKKSKINEELKTIPVAIKENHNSLPEENTDVTSINNEVAILEKEISGHETQINNIKNGTAIVGKQQELQQVALDLESIKRDLEADSIEKANKVNAKIQEEQSNISILKRKKEDAEYQVKRNNEEFESTEKKLVPLREEYTVLESSEFTHEVECVCPTCEQDLPVEQVAAAKEKALTAFNLKKSQRLEEIQELGKAGAKKKDELLELNEKLSNTTSTTQSEIEVKQNAVAKLEAELEALREEVKDARQDSKYQAKLKEQTKLNEEIQLLKENATSAVGNIEKEVSELRIKLRECNARIAQQDAAIKARNRIAELETQQTKLAKEFEQVEKELFLIEEFTRTKVDLLDEKINSKFKLARFKLFHKQVNGELNDVCETTYKGVPYSSDLNDGAKIRVGLDIIQTLSEHYGFRVLTFIDNAESVTGVIETDSQLISLVASEKDKQLRIEKQADDMKEAI; encoded by the coding sequence ATGAAAGAAATTAAATTGATGAAACTAACTCTTAAAAACTTCAAAGGCGTGAAGGACTTTACGCTTGAGGTCAACGGTGATGATGTGAAAATCTACGGTGAAAATGGAGCAGGAAAAACGACATTGTACGACGCTTTCCTTTGGCTATTGTTCAATAAAAACAGTAAAAATGTTTCGAAGTTTACTGTGAAGACGTTAACTGAAAACGGTGAAGAAATAAGTGGTTTGGAAAATGAGGTCGAAGCGATATTCCTAGTTGACGGAGTGGAGCTCGCTTTAAAACGAGTGCATTACGAAGATTGGACAAAAGCTAGAAATTCGCCAGAAAAGACGTTTAAAGGCAATAAAAACAGATATTCCATTAATGATGTGCCAACTCCCGAGGGGCAGTACAAAAAAGAGATTGAAAATATGATTGACGAGGAAATCTTTAGACTCCTTACGTCACCTACTTACTTCAACGAACAATTAAAGTGGACGGATCGCCGCAAGACGCTTCTGGACATTGTAGGTGATTTATCTGACGAGGATGTCATTTCATCAAATGAAAAGCTGAAAGAGTTAACCGGCATTCTAAAAGGTCGGAAAATAGAGGACCACAAACTAATCATCGCGGCAAAGAAATCAAAAATCAATGAAGAACTAAAAACTATTCCTGTAGCGATTAAAGAAAATCATAACTCTCTTCCGGAAGAAAATACCGACGTAACTTCTATCAATAATGAAGTTGCAATACTCGAAAAAGAAATTAGTGGACACGAAACGCAAATCAACAATATCAAGAATGGTACTGCGATTGTCGGTAAGCAACAGGAACTACAGCAAGTCGCTTTGGACCTCGAATCCATTAAGCGAGATCTTGAAGCTGACTCAATTGAAAAAGCGAATAAGGTAAACGCGAAAATCCAAGAAGAACAATCAAACATTTCGATTCTTAAGCGCAAAAAAGAGGATGCGGAATACCAGGTCAAACGCAATAACGAAGAATTTGAATCCACTGAAAAGAAACTAGTCCCTCTTCGTGAGGAGTACACAGTTCTCGAATCATCAGAGTTTACCCATGAAGTCGAATGCGTCTGCCCGACTTGTGAACAAGACTTACCAGTTGAACAAGTGGCGGCGGCGAAAGAAAAGGCGTTGACTGCTTTCAATCTTAAGAAGTCACAAAGACTAGAAGAAATCCAAGAGTTAGGAAAAGCGGGCGCAAAGAAAAAAGATGAACTGCTGGAGCTAAACGAAAAACTATCCAATACAACAAGCACTACTCAGTCTGAAATTGAAGTGAAACAAAATGCTGTCGCGAAACTTGAAGCTGAACTAGAAGCATTGAGGGAGGAAGTCAAAGACGCCCGTCAAGATTCGAAATATCAGGCGAAGCTGAAAGAACAAACGAAGCTGAATGAAGAAATTCAATTACTTAAAGAAAATGCAACAAGTGCTGTTGGCAACATCGAGAAAGAAGTTTCCGAATTACGTATCAAACTACGAGAATGCAACGCTAGAATCGCACAACAAGACGCGGCGATAAAAGCTAGAAATCGAATCGCGGAACTTGAAACGCAGCAAACGAAGTTAGCGAAAGAATTTGAACAAGTGGAAAAAGAGTTATTCCTCATTGAAGAATTCACAAGAACGAAAGTTGATTTGTTAGACGAGAAGATTAATAGCAAATTCAAACTTGCCCGATTCAAGCTATTCCACAAGCAAGTAAACGGTGAGTTAAATGATGTTTGCGAGACTACCTACAAAGGCGTTCCCTACAGCTCTGATTTAAACGACGGAGCGAAAATAAGAGTCGGGCTAGACATCATCCAGACGCTTTCTGAGCATTACGGATTTAGAGTATTGACCTTTATCGACAACGCTGAATCAGTTACCGGCGTGATTGAAACCGATTCACAGTTAATCAGCCTTGTTGCTTCCGAAAAGGACAAGCAGTTACGGATTGAAAAGCAAGCGGACGATATGAAGGAGGCAATTTAA
- a CDS encoding helix-turn-helix domain-containing protein: MNFGMALKATRKAVKLTQEEIAPLVNISRSTISKLERDEMPLKSDDLLRWLQVVQSRLQSANTTPIEVGVAIVNGVDVVALTQMLTQFVGGFIKFM; encoded by the coding sequence ATGAATTTTGGAATGGCATTGAAAGCGACACGGAAAGCGGTCAAGTTGACGCAAGAGGAAATAGCTCCATTAGTGAATATTTCGAGAAGCACGATATCGAAGTTAGAAAGAGATGAAATGCCGTTAAAGTCAGACGACTTACTCAGATGGTTGCAAGTTGTCCAATCTCGTTTACAGTCTGCGAACACAACGCCAATTGAGGTAGGAGTGGCGATAGTCAACGGCGTGGATGTGGTTGCATTAACACAAATGTTAACTCAATTTGTCGGCGGCTTTATCAAATTTATGTAG
- a CDS encoding antA/AntB antirepressor family protein, giving the protein MDQLITTSQNGNGEILVSGRDLYSFLEVTERYNSWFERMLQYGFIEDADFASVKSFTVVNNGAKREIDDHNMKLDMAKEIAMIQRSEKGKQARQYFLHLERMWNSPEMVIKRAMDFQQQKIMQLQNEIQANKRYTDFGKIVETSEAAVSIGSFVKTIYDNHGINIGRNKLFDWLREKGYLIKEGREKNNPKQQYLMQGLFEVRPTIVKRTEGDVQTHTTLITGKGQVKIAEMLLKDLGS; this is encoded by the coding sequence ATGGATCAATTAATAACGACATCACAAAATGGTAACGGCGAAATTCTTGTAAGCGGTCGAGATCTTTATAGCTTTTTGGAAGTGACCGAGCGTTATAACAGTTGGTTCGAAAGAATGCTGCAGTACGGCTTTATTGAAGACGCGGACTTCGCAAGCGTTAAAAGTTTCACGGTTGTAAATAACGGAGCTAAACGAGAAATTGACGACCACAACATGAAACTCGACATGGCAAAAGAAATCGCCATGATCCAACGCTCTGAAAAGGGGAAACAAGCGCGTCAGTATTTCCTCCACTTAGAAAGAATGTGGAACAGTCCTGAGATGGTCATTAAAAGAGCGATGGATTTCCAACAACAAAAAATCATGCAATTACAAAACGAAATTCAAGCTAATAAACGTTATACCGATTTCGGAAAGATTGTTGAAACAAGCGAAGCGGCGGTCAGTATCGGTTCATTTGTAAAAACGATTTACGACAATCACGGAATCAACATTGGGAGAAACAAACTTTTCGATTGGTTGAGGGAAAAGGGCTATCTCATTAAAGAGGGTCGAGAAAAGAATAATCCGAAACAACAATATTTAATGCAGGGGTTGTTCGAAGTTAGACCAACTATCGTTAAAAGGACAGAAGGTGATGTCCAAACTCATACGACGCTAATCACCGGTAAGGGTCAAGTGAAGATTGCTGAGATGTTGTTAAAGGACCTCGGTAGTTAA
- a CDS encoding DNA-binding protein — MITMEFDYDKLAEALRPVLREEVQSFMSESLQKRDLPPLLTRKEMMSLLRISHDKAAELTARPDFPVNRAVGRLLFPTDKLFEWVDRHTQWVEENTGYFKVS; from the coding sequence ATGATAACCATGGAATTTGACTACGACAAACTTGCAGAAGCGTTAAGGCCTGTACTTCGGGAAGAAGTTCAATCGTTCATGAGTGAGTCGCTACAAAAACGCGATTTACCACCTCTGCTAACGCGAAAAGAAATGATGTCTCTGTTACGCATCAGTCATGACAAAGCAGCAGAGTTAACCGCAAGACCAGATTTCCCGGTCAATAGAGCGGTCGGGCGATTATTGTTCCCGACGGACAAGTTGTTTGAATGGGTAGACCGTCACACACAATGGGTTGAAGAAAACACTGGTTATTTCAAAGTTAGCTAG
- a CDS encoding helix-turn-helix domain-containing protein translates to MEIHEKVSELRISKGISQTFIASKLDITVSGYNMKERGKRPISIKELELIAKTLDVETSYFFENRIHVKCKNGQAVV, encoded by the coding sequence ATGGAAATTCACGAAAAGGTGAGTGAATTGAGGATTTCGAAAGGAATCTCTCAAACTTTCATCGCTAGTAAGCTTGATATCACAGTATCGGGATACAATATGAAAGAACGTGGAAAACGTCCCATCAGTATTAAGGAGTTAGAACTGATAGCAAAAACGCTCGACGTAGAGACTTCATATTTTTTTGAGAATAGAATCCACGTAAAGTGTAAAAATGGACAAGCGGTCGTATAA
- a CDS encoding helix-turn-helix domain-containing protein, whose product MSLGKRLGHERTKRNWSQKFVAEKIGITNTVLSNYERDYRDPDTETLTKLADLYEVKVDYLLGRSSNTSSEHVNEDKAFYMGRIAAEFPDIDLMFRDLESLDAEEMKEVYDYIKFKVSQKKQ is encoded by the coding sequence ATGAGTTTAGGTAAGCGATTAGGACACGAGAGAACAAAAAGAAATTGGTCCCAAAAATTTGTTGCTGAAAAAATTGGAATCACAAATACCGTCCTATCCAATTACGAAAGAGATTATCGAGATCCGGACACTGAAACACTAACTAAATTAGCTGATCTCTATGAAGTTAAAGTAGACTACTTACTAGGTAGGTCCAGTAATACTAGTTCTGAACATGTTAATGAAGATAAAGCTTTTTATATGGGTCGGATAGCAGCCGAATTCCCTGACATTGATTTGATGTTCAGAGATTTGGAGTCGCTGGACGCAGAAGAGATGAAAGAAGTATATGATTATATTAAGTTTAAGGTGAGTCAGAAAAAACAGTAA
- a CDS encoding DUF4428 domain-containing protein: protein MAKLCAICEKEASIMDRRKIANDDFLCMDCFKKATSLTTKQMLKLKTVTADEIRESIIKSGHKIKKHTPPTLEELEEQLNPTIKCPKCASKNLQFMQNNKKAFSVGKAAGGAILTGGVGALAGFAGKKGDDQWRCNNCGDIFTTKNKK, encoded by the coding sequence TTGGCCAAACTGTGTGCAATATGTGAAAAAGAAGCCTCTATAATGGACAGGCGTAAAATTGCAAACGATGATTTTTTATGTATGGATTGTTTTAAAAAAGCAACAAGTCTTACAACTAAGCAAATGCTTAAACTAAAAACCGTCACCGCGGATGAAATCAGAGAGTCTATCATCAAATCTGGTCATAAAATAAAAAAACACACACCGCCAACTTTGGAAGAGTTAGAAGAACAATTAAATCCGACTATCAAATGTCCTAAATGCGCTTCTAAAAATTTACAATTCATGCAAAATAATAAAAAGGCGTTCTCGGTAGGTAAAGCAGCTGGTGGCGCAATATTGACTGGTGGCGTAGGTGCATTGGCTGGTTTCGCCGGAAAAAAAGGCGATGACCAATGGAGATGTAATAATTGTGGAGATATTTTTACAACTAAGAATAAAAAGTAA
- a CDS encoding ImmA/IrrE family metallo-endopeptidase, whose translation MYTYLEDFIRDLYISIGITTPADMDMWVIAKRLEVEIVYKRSAYRFDNEVILVRGTKREEWMEFGHEVCHFLRHSGNQLNMHPLFRKLQEWQAESFMYHFCVPTFMLHELDLPRNRRKAIWEIQKAFSVSYEFAEIRLEKFTQQHAYAMLS comes from the coding sequence TTGTATACATACTTAGAGGACTTTATACGCGACTTGTACATATCGATAGGCATTACCACCCCCGCCGATATGGATATGTGGGTAATAGCGAAAAGGTTAGAAGTAGAGATTGTCTACAAAAGAAGTGCGTATAGATTCGACAATGAAGTCATCCTAGTGAGAGGTACGAAACGCGAGGAGTGGATGGAATTCGGACATGAAGTTTGTCACTTTTTGCGACATAGCGGCAATCAGTTGAACATGCACCCGCTATTCAGGAAATTGCAAGAATGGCAGGCTGAAAGTTTTATGTATCATTTCTGCGTTCCTACATTTATGCTGCACGAATTGGATTTGCCGCGCAATCGTAGAAAAGCGATATGGGAGATTCAGAAAGCATTCAGTGTATCTTACGAATTCGCAGAAATTAGATTGGAAAAATTCACGCAGCAACATGCATATGCGATGTTGTCTTAA
- a CDS encoding tyrosine-type recombinase/integrase gives MHCKELIKGKKWVCVTDGPRDPVTGKRRQISRRGKTKSEATKKVQDAIDSLKDFGVDEKVAERMTIAELGSLWLEEYRLTGVKRSTIDYKESALKRINSYIGSVRIGDLTLYQYQTMLNDVFEKGYATSSIGGYHTTVTMMYRYAIKHKMIKKSPITEAFLPKKKLTVDDIENYNARDKFFEREELEEFLETTATRGLLFDMEFFHVAAFSGMRPGEICALKWPDINFEENKIRITKTIYSPTNNMYDFDIDTPKTTESIRTIEMDQGIMDMLAELKEYQDKVRQTNLKDDDYQDLKLVFSRPNGRPYFVGFFDQRMTRLLKKTSIKKHATPHILRHTHVSMLTEAGADLNYIMNRVGHKNAKMTREVYTHVSKRMKKTVSEDMHKKFGDIVKSSALARKEK, from the coding sequence GTGCATTGCAAAGAGTTAATCAAGGGCAAAAAGTGGGTATGTGTCACTGACGGCCCGCGCGATCCAGTCACAGGTAAACGAAGGCAAATATCAAGGCGAGGTAAAACGAAATCTGAAGCTACAAAAAAAGTACAAGATGCAATAGATAGCTTGAAAGATTTTGGCGTGGACGAAAAAGTAGCAGAGCGAATGACTATTGCCGAACTAGGTTCCTTATGGCTTGAAGAATACAGGTTAACCGGTGTGAAACGGTCCACGATTGATTATAAAGAATCGGCGTTAAAGAGGATAAACAGCTACATTGGCAGTGTCAGAATTGGCGATTTGACGCTGTATCAATATCAAACAATGCTCAATGACGTTTTCGAAAAAGGTTATGCCACATCAAGTATTGGTGGTTACCATACGACGGTGACGATGATGTACAGATATGCAATAAAGCACAAAATGATTAAAAAAAGTCCGATAACTGAAGCGTTCTTGCCGAAGAAAAAACTAACCGTTGATGACATTGAAAATTATAATGCGAGGGATAAGTTTTTTGAACGCGAAGAATTGGAAGAGTTTTTAGAAACGACAGCTACCAGAGGATTATTATTCGACATGGAGTTTTTTCACGTTGCTGCATTTAGTGGAATGCGTCCCGGGGAAATATGCGCTTTGAAATGGCCTGATATTAATTTTGAAGAAAATAAAATACGGATCACGAAAACAATTTACTCCCCCACTAACAATATGTATGACTTTGACATCGATACGCCGAAGACGACCGAATCTATTAGGACAATCGAGATGGATCAAGGTATAATGGATATGCTCGCAGAATTGAAAGAGTACCAGGATAAGGTTAGACAGACAAATTTAAAAGATGATGATTACCAAGATTTGAAACTTGTTTTCAGTCGTCCGAATGGTCGCCCTTACTTTGTTGGATTTTTCGACCAACGCATGACGAGGTTGCTTAAAAAAACCTCGATCAAAAAACATGCCACTCCCCATATATTACGTCACACGCATGTCAGCATGCTCACAGAAGCGGGCGCAGACTTAAACTATATTATGAATCGAGTTGGGCATAAGAACGCTAAAATGACCCGTGAAGTGTATACACATGTCAGTAAGCGCATGAAGAAAACCGTGAGTGAGGATATGCATAAAAAATTCGGGGATATCGTAAAATCTTCTGCTTTAGCAAGGAAAGAGAAATAA
- a CDS encoding ComGF family competence protein — MKKMDEQGYTLLENIFQLLIMTAFIHLFLLFFFWKGPIDQQYADYSSTQWELFSVELQQLLANVKEIQLLNAGKVIHLQNNHGSVTIEQSGTVIRKRVAGSGHIPLFTGIQAVTFTFDSTTLTAFVTMVDGSVNVRGFAVGIYPE; from the coding sequence ATGAAGAAGATGGATGAACAGGGCTATACACTGCTAGAAAATATCTTTCAACTTCTTATTATGACAGCTTTCATCCACCTTTTTCTGCTGTTTTTCTTTTGGAAAGGTCCAATTGATCAACAATACGCAGATTACTCGTCCACGCAATGGGAATTATTCTCTGTCGAATTGCAGCAACTTCTTGCAAATGTCAAAGAAATTCAATTGCTGAATGCGGGAAAAGTTATTCATCTTCAAAATAATCATGGATCTGTTACGATTGAACAAAGTGGCACTGTCATAAGAAAGCGAGTGGCTGGGAGTGGACATATTCCGCTATTTACAGGTATACAAGCTGTAACATTTACCTTTGATAGTACGACTTTGACTGCCTTTGTGACGATGGTGGATGGTTCCGTTAACGTAAGGGGGTTCGCCGTTGGGATTTATCCAGAATGA